From Electrophorus electricus isolate fEleEle1 chromosome 8, fEleEle1.pri, whole genome shotgun sequence, the proteins below share one genomic window:
- the LOC113580426 gene encoding KAT8 regulatory NSL complex subunit 1 isoform X2, with the protein MSGSVAGPGVQGCAAGRPHSTSLCCGGGGCGELVNGDGSSAAAATATSATPAQCSDRESSVAEAQAFSEWDNATCIDADPARKKNKDGYFLNGTADITREGDECANSRKYGLGRFCAAGRQSGLLGEDNGINIDYEASSFQRGGERLCFMGAPTRRGERRVRARLPSTGPARNRRGQTARPETEEATMTAAARCGYRKSEPVVTKRRGCSFTHASKRVCFSGRRSIAYCDSSDAEDGIGSNGEAPVKNTAGGNSARSQTRAETFKEGYEVDSPNSQHRSSRRPCYESGIGAELLSFTACPPEMTVASRGVSSINSREQSTCRTSKGRVRLYRVRSFFVGSADHHNGVSENGAPVYRRPGPGRDDECREHEQQRRCVRKAQCVLVHSSHNDTHQSLKGLKGAESRTVSPSSHVKYFTEHGGPSLEIRSEASGSQLAVSSVEQVEAVKGEASRRQAELQERMDRLWRRLQAVQVKQVERHVTQQLRDLQRAPGWSCTRGHSAMAQSSVELSRLAQSCSDVLHTAEGALDSDHTASSSGGGSDSEEDEDEDEAEERRGRRMSREWQWMKDRAWLGSRWVWLQAQVSELEYRIRALTELYTHLRQGKVRATHSVPETLLRTSKPSLAYHDCRKRQMEDPAPSPQTPSSPSSSAARVRPLPRQSRHKLILIEGCAALGSKTVTLACSCGPQTVCVLCSCVPSHCSAYKEQRVWTSPSTLDPCIHPVLSAVSDCPLTLHCGTPPLAGSQSQNSMQWMGLSASSWLGRRGQGYQRAGRVRRRLVCSRPPSSLPPLFNMTGGPNCRSQRAVVSPGFLSQQVTDFSPLLATPPAVDTPTQPLRRRRGESSFDIDNLVMPLGLSGLRARVQRLQYKEIITPSWRELDSVCGDSVEQLGQHGGQAPHSHTSHQSPSDVADNDEVEDVSDTVFLKRHAVCESRERNRWGSWARRRRRGRSSSCPGQGKSCRALEQAPCSPDPSLMLFAEGEASPRSPLCSGADDPFYQMEDEQQSVLPWERRSFPLLEAELRWLQEDEEAEPEEDPCAASGRSQSTDSGISVGSLELSPRTPQPQQQKPHSSDMEEPASSQLIRKPAAPAPASTTQDSATLRPHLSSPPSCSAHATPYRHQVSKADARPL; encoded by the exons ATGAGCGGCAGTGTAGCCGGGCCTGGAGTGCAGGGTTGCGCGGCCGGGCGTCCGCATAGCACCAGCCTCTGCTGTGGGGGAGGAGGCTGCGGTGAGCTCGTGAATGGTGACGGTAGTTCGGCCGCTGCGGCCACCGCCACTAGCGCTACTCCAGCGCAGTGCTCGGATAGAGAGAGCAGCGTTGCCGAGGCCCAGGCATTCAGCGAATGGGACAACGCCACCTGCATCGATGCGGATCCGGCACGGAAAAAGAACAAGGACGGATACTTCTTGAACGGTACTGCGGATATCACACGGGAAGGAGACGAATGCGCAAATTCAAGGAAATATGGACTTGGGCGCTTTTGTGCCGCTGGTAGACAAAGCGGTTTACTAGGAGAGGATAACGGCATTAATATTGATTACGAAGCCAGCAGCTTTCAGCGCGGGGGCGAGCGTTTGTGTTTTATGGGAGCTCCGACGCGGAGGGGCGAACGCAGAGTGAGGGCAAGACTGCCATCGACAGGACCCGCGAGAAATCGTAGAGGACAGACCGCTCGGCCCGAGACCGAGGAGGCGACGATGACAGCCGCCGCAAGGTGTGGTTATCGAAAGTCAGAACCCGTGGTTACCAAACGTCGGGGATGCAGTTTCACCCACGCCTCAAAGCGGGTGTGTTTCTCTGGGAGAAGGAGTATAGCGTACTGCGACAGCTCGGACGCTGAGGACGGCATCGGCTCCAATGGAGAGGCTCCGGTCAAGAACACTGCTGGAGGAAATAGCGCGCGTAGCCAAACCCGCGCCGAGACGTTCAAAGAGGGATACGAGGTCGATTCGCCAAACAGCCAGCACAGGTCCTCGCGGCGCCCCTGTTATGAAAGCGGGATTGGAGCTGAATTGTTGAGTTTCACGGCGTGCCCTCCCGAAATGACAGTCGCCAGCCGTGGTGTCAGCAGCATAAACAGCCGCGAACAAAGCACGTGTAGGACTTCCAAAGGGCGAGTTAGGCTGTATCGAGTGCGCTCGTTTTTCGTCGGTTCCGCCGATCATCACAACGGGGTCAGCGAAAATGGTGCTCCCGTTTACCGGCGACCAGGGCCAGGGAGAGACGATGAGTGCCGTGAGCACGAGCAGCAGCGTAGATGCGTAAGAAAAGCCCAGTGCGTTCTCGTGCACTCTTCTCACAACGACACCCATCAGTCCCTGAAAGGACTGAAAGGAGCAGAATCCAGGACAGTGAGCCCCAGTTCGCATGTTAAATACTTCACAGAGCACGGCGGCCCAAGCCTAGAGATTAGAAGTGAAGCCAGTGGTTCACAGTTGGCAGTTAGCAgcgtggagcaggtggaggcagTGAAAGGGGAGGCCAGCCGGCGGCAGGCTGAGCTGCAAGAGCGCATGGACCGGTTGTGGCGGAGGCTGCAGGCCGTTCAGGTAAAGCAAGTGGAGAGGCACGTCACACAGCAGCTGCGTGACTTGCAGAGGGCCCCAGGGTGGAGCTGCACCAGGGGGCACAGTGCCATGGCTCAGAGCTCAGTAGAGCTGAGCAGGTTGGCACAAAGCTGCAGTGATGTCCTCCACACAGCAGAGGGCGCCCTTGACTCGGACCACACAGCCAGCAGCTCTGGAGGGGGTAGCGACAGTGAagaggacgaggacgaggacgaagcagaggagagaagagggcg TCGTATGAGCAGAGAATGGCAGTGGATGAAGGACAGGGCGTGGCTTGGCAGCCGGTGGGTGTGGCTACAGGCTCAAGTGTCAGAGCTGGAATATCGGATTCGTGCCCTAACAgaactctacacacacctccgaCAGGGCAAG GTGAGAGCCACTCACTCAGTCCCTGAAACACTCCTCAGAACATCAAAACCTTCACTGGCATACCATGACTGCAG GAAGAGGCAGATGGAagaccccgccccctccccacaAACCCCATCCAGTCCCTCTTCATCTGCTGCACGAGTTCGTCCTTTACCGCGACAAAGCCGTCACAAGCTGATCCTCATAGAAGGGTGTGCTGCCCTTGGGTCAAAG ACGGTGACCTTGGCGTGCTCTTGTGGGCCCCAGACTGTGTGCGTGCTGTGTTCCTGTGTCCCCTCTCACTGCTCTGCTTATAAGGAGCAGCGTGTGTGGACTAGTCCATCTACACTGGACCCCTGCATTCACCCGGTTCTCTCTGCCGTCTCAG ATTGTCCTCTCACATTACACTGTGGTACACCCCCGCTGGCGGGGTCTCAGTCCCAGAATTCCATGCAGTGGATGGGCCTGTCAGCTTCCTCATGGTTGGGAAGGCGGGGCCAAGGCTACCAGAGGGCGGGACGAGTGAGGCGCAGGCTTGTATGTTCCCGTCCACCCTCATCACTGCCTCCACTGTTCAATATGACTG GTGGTCCTAACTGCAGGAGTCAGAGGGCTGTGGTCAGCCCAGGCTTCCTCTCTCAGCAAGTAACAGACTTTTCCCCTCTGCTTGCCACGCCTCCCGCAGTGGACACGCCCACACAG CCCTTGCGGAGAAGGAGGGGGGAGAGTTCATTCGACATTGATAACCTGGTGATGCCTCTCGGCTTGTCTGGCCTAAGGGCCCGAGTTCAGAGATTACAGTACAAAGAGATTATCACCCCCAG cTGGAGAGAGCTGGACTCTGTTTGCGGGGACTCGGTGGAGCAGCTGGGTCAGCACGGTGGGCAAGCCCCCCACTCCCACACATCGCACCAGTCCCCCAGTGACGTAGCAGACAATGAcgag GTGGAGGATGTGTCTGACACAGTGTTCCTCAAGCggcatgctgtgtgtgagagcagagagaggaaccGCTGGGGCAGCTGGGCTCGGAGACGTCGCCGGGGCAG gTCCTCCTCCTGTCCTGGTCAGGGGAAGAGCTGTAGGGCGCTGGAGCAGGCTCCCTGTTCTCCAGACCCCAGTCTGATGCTCTTTGCTGAGGGAGAGGCCTCACCACGAAGCCCTCTGTGCTCTGGCGCTGATGATCCCTTTTACCAAATGGAGGATgaacagcag TCTGTGCTGCCATGGGAACGCAGGTCATTCCCCCTCCTGGAGGCAGAGCTCCGGTGGCTACAAGAGGACGAGGAGGCAGAGCCCGAGGAGGACCCGTGTGCGGCCAGTGGCCGAAGCCAGAGCACGGACTCGGGCATCTCGGTGGGCAGCCTGGAGCTCTCACCAAGGACCCCTCAGCCACAGCAACAGAAACCGCACTCCTCAGACATGGAGGAGCCCGCCAGTTCACAGCTCATTCGCAAACCAGCCGCCCCAGCGCCCGCCTCAACAACTCAGGACTCTGCCACCCTCCGACCCCACTTatcctctccaccctcctgctCTGCCCACGCCACCCCGTACAGACACCAGGTCAGCAAGGCCGACGCCAGGCCGCTCTGA
- the LOC113580426 gene encoding KAT8 regulatory NSL complex subunit 1 isoform X1 yields the protein MSGSVAGPGVQGCAAGRPHSTSLCCGGGGCGELVNGDGSSAAAATATSATPAQCSDRESSVAEAQAFSEWDNATCIDADPARKKNKDGYFLNGTADITREGDECANSRKYGLGRFCAAGRQSGLLGEDNGINIDYEASSFQRGGERLCFMGAPTRRGERRVRARLPSTGPARNRRGQTARPETEEATMTAAARCGYRKSEPVVTKRRGCSFTHASKRVCFSGRRSIAYCDSSDAEDGIGSNGEAPVKNTAGGNSARSQTRAETFKEGYEVDSPNSQHRSSRRPCYESGIGAELLSFTACPPEMTVASRGVSSINSREQSTCRTSKGRVRLYRVRSFFVGSADHHNGVSENGAPVYRRPGPGRDDECREHEQQRRCVRKAQCVLVHSSHNDTHQSLKGLKGAESRTVSPSSHVKYFTEHGGPSLEIRSEASGSQLAVSSVEQVEAVKGEASRRQAELQERMDRLWRRLQAVQVKQVERHVTQQLRDLQRAPGWSCTRGHSAMAQSSVELSRLAQSCSDVLHTAEGALDSDHTASSSGGGSDSEEDEDEDEAEERRGRRMSREWQWMKDRAWLGSRWVWLQAQVSELEYRIRALTELYTHLRQGKVRATHSVPETLLRTSKPSLAYHDCRSSSVGDSLRKRQMEDPAPSPQTPSSPSSSAARVRPLPRQSRHKLILIEGCAALGSKTVTLACSCGPQTVCVLCSCVPSHCSAYKEQRVWTSPSTLDPCIHPVLSAVSDCPLTLHCGTPPLAGSQSQNSMQWMGLSASSWLGRRGQGYQRAGRVRRRLVCSRPPSSLPPLFNMTGGPNCRSQRAVVSPGFLSQQVTDFSPLLATPPAVDTPTQPLRRRRGESSFDIDNLVMPLGLSGLRARVQRLQYKEIITPSWRELDSVCGDSVEQLGQHGGQAPHSHTSHQSPSDVADNDEVEDVSDTVFLKRHAVCESRERNRWGSWARRRRRGRSSSCPGQGKSCRALEQAPCSPDPSLMLFAEGEASPRSPLCSGADDPFYQMEDEQQSVLPWERRSFPLLEAELRWLQEDEEAEPEEDPCAASGRSQSTDSGISVGSLELSPRTPQPQQQKPHSSDMEEPASSQLIRKPAAPAPASTTQDSATLRPHLSSPPSCSAHATPYRHQVSKADARPL from the exons ATGAGCGGCAGTGTAGCCGGGCCTGGAGTGCAGGGTTGCGCGGCCGGGCGTCCGCATAGCACCAGCCTCTGCTGTGGGGGAGGAGGCTGCGGTGAGCTCGTGAATGGTGACGGTAGTTCGGCCGCTGCGGCCACCGCCACTAGCGCTACTCCAGCGCAGTGCTCGGATAGAGAGAGCAGCGTTGCCGAGGCCCAGGCATTCAGCGAATGGGACAACGCCACCTGCATCGATGCGGATCCGGCACGGAAAAAGAACAAGGACGGATACTTCTTGAACGGTACTGCGGATATCACACGGGAAGGAGACGAATGCGCAAATTCAAGGAAATATGGACTTGGGCGCTTTTGTGCCGCTGGTAGACAAAGCGGTTTACTAGGAGAGGATAACGGCATTAATATTGATTACGAAGCCAGCAGCTTTCAGCGCGGGGGCGAGCGTTTGTGTTTTATGGGAGCTCCGACGCGGAGGGGCGAACGCAGAGTGAGGGCAAGACTGCCATCGACAGGACCCGCGAGAAATCGTAGAGGACAGACCGCTCGGCCCGAGACCGAGGAGGCGACGATGACAGCCGCCGCAAGGTGTGGTTATCGAAAGTCAGAACCCGTGGTTACCAAACGTCGGGGATGCAGTTTCACCCACGCCTCAAAGCGGGTGTGTTTCTCTGGGAGAAGGAGTATAGCGTACTGCGACAGCTCGGACGCTGAGGACGGCATCGGCTCCAATGGAGAGGCTCCGGTCAAGAACACTGCTGGAGGAAATAGCGCGCGTAGCCAAACCCGCGCCGAGACGTTCAAAGAGGGATACGAGGTCGATTCGCCAAACAGCCAGCACAGGTCCTCGCGGCGCCCCTGTTATGAAAGCGGGATTGGAGCTGAATTGTTGAGTTTCACGGCGTGCCCTCCCGAAATGACAGTCGCCAGCCGTGGTGTCAGCAGCATAAACAGCCGCGAACAAAGCACGTGTAGGACTTCCAAAGGGCGAGTTAGGCTGTATCGAGTGCGCTCGTTTTTCGTCGGTTCCGCCGATCATCACAACGGGGTCAGCGAAAATGGTGCTCCCGTTTACCGGCGACCAGGGCCAGGGAGAGACGATGAGTGCCGTGAGCACGAGCAGCAGCGTAGATGCGTAAGAAAAGCCCAGTGCGTTCTCGTGCACTCTTCTCACAACGACACCCATCAGTCCCTGAAAGGACTGAAAGGAGCAGAATCCAGGACAGTGAGCCCCAGTTCGCATGTTAAATACTTCACAGAGCACGGCGGCCCAAGCCTAGAGATTAGAAGTGAAGCCAGTGGTTCACAGTTGGCAGTTAGCAgcgtggagcaggtggaggcagTGAAAGGGGAGGCCAGCCGGCGGCAGGCTGAGCTGCAAGAGCGCATGGACCGGTTGTGGCGGAGGCTGCAGGCCGTTCAGGTAAAGCAAGTGGAGAGGCACGTCACACAGCAGCTGCGTGACTTGCAGAGGGCCCCAGGGTGGAGCTGCACCAGGGGGCACAGTGCCATGGCTCAGAGCTCAGTAGAGCTGAGCAGGTTGGCACAAAGCTGCAGTGATGTCCTCCACACAGCAGAGGGCGCCCTTGACTCGGACCACACAGCCAGCAGCTCTGGAGGGGGTAGCGACAGTGAagaggacgaggacgaggacgaagcagaggagagaagagggcg TCGTATGAGCAGAGAATGGCAGTGGATGAAGGACAGGGCGTGGCTTGGCAGCCGGTGGGTGTGGCTACAGGCTCAAGTGTCAGAGCTGGAATATCGGATTCGTGCCCTAACAgaactctacacacacctccgaCAGGGCAAG GTGAGAGCCACTCACTCAGTCCCTGAAACACTCCTCAGAACATCAAAACCTTCACTGGCATACCATGACTGCAG GTCATCCTCTGTTGGTGATTCTCTCAGGAAGAGGCAGATGGAagaccccgccccctccccacaAACCCCATCCAGTCCCTCTTCATCTGCTGCACGAGTTCGTCCTTTACCGCGACAAAGCCGTCACAAGCTGATCCTCATAGAAGGGTGTGCTGCCCTTGGGTCAAAG ACGGTGACCTTGGCGTGCTCTTGTGGGCCCCAGACTGTGTGCGTGCTGTGTTCCTGTGTCCCCTCTCACTGCTCTGCTTATAAGGAGCAGCGTGTGTGGACTAGTCCATCTACACTGGACCCCTGCATTCACCCGGTTCTCTCTGCCGTCTCAG ATTGTCCTCTCACATTACACTGTGGTACACCCCCGCTGGCGGGGTCTCAGTCCCAGAATTCCATGCAGTGGATGGGCCTGTCAGCTTCCTCATGGTTGGGAAGGCGGGGCCAAGGCTACCAGAGGGCGGGACGAGTGAGGCGCAGGCTTGTATGTTCCCGTCCACCCTCATCACTGCCTCCACTGTTCAATATGACTG GTGGTCCTAACTGCAGGAGTCAGAGGGCTGTGGTCAGCCCAGGCTTCCTCTCTCAGCAAGTAACAGACTTTTCCCCTCTGCTTGCCACGCCTCCCGCAGTGGACACGCCCACACAG CCCTTGCGGAGAAGGAGGGGGGAGAGTTCATTCGACATTGATAACCTGGTGATGCCTCTCGGCTTGTCTGGCCTAAGGGCCCGAGTTCAGAGATTACAGTACAAAGAGATTATCACCCCCAG cTGGAGAGAGCTGGACTCTGTTTGCGGGGACTCGGTGGAGCAGCTGGGTCAGCACGGTGGGCAAGCCCCCCACTCCCACACATCGCACCAGTCCCCCAGTGACGTAGCAGACAATGAcgag GTGGAGGATGTGTCTGACACAGTGTTCCTCAAGCggcatgctgtgtgtgagagcagagagaggaaccGCTGGGGCAGCTGGGCTCGGAGACGTCGCCGGGGCAG gTCCTCCTCCTGTCCTGGTCAGGGGAAGAGCTGTAGGGCGCTGGAGCAGGCTCCCTGTTCTCCAGACCCCAGTCTGATGCTCTTTGCTGAGGGAGAGGCCTCACCACGAAGCCCTCTGTGCTCTGGCGCTGATGATCCCTTTTACCAAATGGAGGATgaacagcag TCTGTGCTGCCATGGGAACGCAGGTCATTCCCCCTCCTGGAGGCAGAGCTCCGGTGGCTACAAGAGGACGAGGAGGCAGAGCCCGAGGAGGACCCGTGTGCGGCCAGTGGCCGAAGCCAGAGCACGGACTCGGGCATCTCGGTGGGCAGCCTGGAGCTCTCACCAAGGACCCCTCAGCCACAGCAACAGAAACCGCACTCCTCAGACATGGAGGAGCCCGCCAGTTCACAGCTCATTCGCAAACCAGCCGCCCCAGCGCCCGCCTCAACAACTCAGGACTCTGCCACCCTCCGACCCCACTTatcctctccaccctcctgctCTGCCCACGCCACCCCGTACAGACACCAGGTCAGCAAGGCCGACGCCAGGCCGCTCTGA